A portion of the Acipenser ruthenus chromosome 38, fAciRut3.2 maternal haplotype, whole genome shotgun sequence genome contains these proteins:
- the LOC131706984 gene encoding zinc finger protein 501-like gives MDSVKMESVQIKEELPELELIPIIVEFSGLASLPIKQELCEMQCDSSQPEDSEVKAEHNELEIPQTEEPLPVKQEEVLETVRIKQEPPEVEFDHMEPVKEESEDFKPNIPELEPVHLRECSVVLERICVREQGAGEEGSPNSMQGGGKEDGRSHSECSLAGSSPAAKARAGGGEYPDCGKGFTQLGNLKRQQRIHTGEKLYHCADCGKSFRVSGKLKTHQRIHTGEKPYHCSECGKSFRVSGKLKTHQRIHTGEKPYCCSDCGKSFRHADSLKKHQRIHTGEKPYRCSDCGKRFSQLSNLKTHQLTHTGEKPHRCSDCGNSFGRLSNLKTHQLTHTGEKPHRCSDCGNSFSVLQNLQTHQRIHTGDKTYRCSDCGKSFSKLGHLQTHQRIHPGDKP, from the exons atggacagtgtgaagatggaatctgtccagattaaagaggagctccctgaacttgaacttatCCCCATTatagtggagttctctgggctggcttccctccccattaaacaagagctctgtgagatgcaatgtgacagcagtcagccagaggacTCTGaggttaaagctgagcacaatgaattggagatcccccagacagaagaaccccttcctgtgaaacaagaagaggtgctggaaactgtccgtattaaacaggagccccctgaagtagagtttgaccacatggaaccagtgaaagaagaatctgaggacttcaaaccaaacatccctgagctggagcctgtacacctgcgggagtgtagcgtggtgctggagagaatctgcgtgagagagcaaggtgctggagaggaaggctctcccaacagcatgcaaggaggtggaaaggaagacgggcgctcccattcagaatgcagtctagcag gttccagtccagcagctaaagcgagggcgggcggtggagaatatcctgactgtgggaaaggtttcacccagttaggaaacctgaaaagACAGCAgcggattcacacaggagagaaactgtatcactgtgctgactgtgggaagagtttcagagtttcaggaaagctgaaaacacaccagcgaattcatacaggagagaaaccgtatcactgctctgagtgtgggaagagtttcagagtttcaggaaaactgaaaacacaccagcgaattcatacaggagagaaaccatattgctgctctgactgtgggaagagtttcaggcatGCAGACtccctgaaaaaacaccagcgaattcatacaggagagaaaccgtatcgctgctctgactgtgggaagagattcagtcagttaagtaacctgaaaacacaccagctaactcacactggagagaaaccgcatcgctgctctgactgtgggaataGTTTTGGTCGGTTAAgtaacctgaaaacacaccagctaactcacaccGGAGAGAAACCgcatcgctgctctgactgtgggaataGTTTCAGTGTGTTACAaaaccttcaaacacaccagcgaattcacactggagataaaacgtatcgctgctctgactgtgggaagagtttcagcaagttaggacatcttcaaacacaccagcgaattcacccTGGAGACAAACCCTAA